From Aristaeella lactis, the proteins below share one genomic window:
- a CDS encoding MmcQ/YjbR family DNA-binding protein, translating to MKYPWIDEYLMAKHSVTKDLQPEWNWIRYHIGGKMFAAILLDDDDKPYYINFKLEPTEGEFMRKQYADIIPGYYSNKQHWNSVRADGEIPDNLLKHWLDRSYQLVLKDFSKAKQREILGLSACGTDCSACPLHGNMCTGCNEACGKVFHCGEGKACPIYACCVNKHRFATCASCGQMPCDVWNATRDPSYTDEQFRKSIEDRVSALKNAGLV from the coding sequence ATGAAATATCCCTGGATTGATGAATACCTGATGGCCAAGCATAGTGTGACCAAAGATCTGCAGCCGGAGTGGAACTGGATCCGGTACCATATCGGCGGAAAGATGTTCGCCGCCATCCTGCTGGATGACGATGACAAGCCCTACTATATCAACTTCAAACTGGAGCCGACGGAAGGCGAATTCATGCGGAAACAGTACGCGGATATCATTCCCGGATACTACAGCAACAAACAGCACTGGAATTCCGTCAGGGCTGACGGGGAGATCCCGGACAACCTGCTGAAGCACTGGCTGGACCGGTCCTATCAGCTGGTCCTGAAGGATTTCAGCAAGGCAAAACAGCGGGAGATCCTGGGGCTTTCCGCCTGCGGAACGGACTGTTCCGCCTGTCCCCTGCACGGAAACATGTGCACCGGCTGCAATGAAGCCTGCGGCAAGGTGTTCCACTGCGGGGAAGGAAAGGCCTGCCCCATCTATGCCTGCTGTGTCAATAAGCACCGCTTCGCCACCTGTGCGTCCTGCGGACAGATGCCCTGCGATGTCTGGAATGCGACCAGGGATCCTTCCTATACAGATGAGCAGTTCCGGAAGAGTATTGAGGATCGAGTTTCCGCCCTGAAAAACGCCGGTCTGGTGTGA
- a CDS encoding helix-turn-helix transcriptional regulator — MKLDRLIAILSVLLNQEQATAPELAKRFEVSRRTINRDIEALNQAGIPIVTQQGAGGGIRIMDGFRMDRTALTSREMQAILSGLRGLDSVSGTSQYKQLMEKISPGAADVLPGDQHILIDLASWHKASLSGKIELLHGAIEQHRLVSFHYLSPGGESDRLVEPALLVFQWSSWYLWGWCREKNAPRLFKLDRMDSLQVKETFSPRQMEMPDLLSEQAFPDRYHVVVRISRKSRWRLVEEYGPGCYEETPEGDCLFSTGFTDREHLLSWILSFRGDAELLEPLELREELAKIGEIIRQKHHT; from the coding sequence ATGAAACTTGACCGCCTGATCGCTATCCTTTCAGTTCTGCTGAACCAGGAACAGGCCACCGCGCCTGAGCTGGCAAAACGCTTTGAAGTGTCCCGCCGGACCATCAACCGGGATATTGAAGCGCTGAACCAGGCCGGTATCCCCATCGTCACGCAGCAGGGTGCCGGCGGCGGCATCCGCATCATGGACGGTTTCCGGATGGACCGCACTGCCCTGACTTCCCGGGAAATGCAGGCCATTCTTTCCGGGCTGAGGGGGCTGGACAGCGTCAGCGGCACCAGCCAGTACAAACAGCTGATGGAAAAGATCAGTCCCGGCGCTGCCGATGTGCTTCCCGGAGACCAGCATATCCTGATCGACTTAGCCTCCTGGCATAAAGCCTCCCTGTCCGGCAAAATCGAACTGTTGCACGGTGCCATTGAACAGCACCGCCTGGTTTCTTTCCATTATCTTTCCCCCGGCGGTGAGAGTGACCGCCTGGTGGAACCGGCGCTGTTGGTCTTCCAGTGGAGCAGTTGGTATCTGTGGGGCTGGTGCCGGGAAAAGAACGCTCCGCGGCTTTTCAAGCTGGACCGGATGGATTCCCTGCAGGTAAAGGAAACCTTTTCACCCCGGCAGATGGAAATGCCGGATCTTCTGAGCGAGCAGGCTTTCCCGGACCGCTATCATGTCGTTGTCAGGATCAGCCGGAAATCCAGGTGGCGCCTGGTGGAGGAATACGGTCCCGGCTGCTATGAAGAAACCCCGGAAGGGGACTGCCTGTTTTCCACCGGTTTCACAGACCGGGAGCACCTGCTCAGCTGGATCCTGTCCTTCCGGGGAGACGCGGAATTGCTGGAACCACTGGAATTAAGGGAAGAGCTGGCGAAGATCGGAGAAATAATCCGTCAGAAGCACCATACATGA
- a CDS encoding class I SAM-dependent methyltransferase, translating to MPDIENYKVYNDRMRRSMWDKAFFMDKIPGTELLIDYGCADGSLILFLHELFPDMRFIGLDIDPAMIDAARSRKIENTWFFTEMTEAQEQIRAMGIPSSRIAINYSSVFHEIFHYGFDLNAVSAFIRLISPQYLVIRDMMYCSGDTDAAVPEEVIRLVRGKLPPWQIRDFEQCFGPISIRKNLVHLMLKYKYTENWDRECAENYFSYSEKDLMKVLDPDGKYHHILLFHYLLPWIRYDMEDQFGIDAGHEFTTHYSMILAAGKPGMISLDNTNT from the coding sequence ATGCCCGATATTGAAAACTACAAGGTCTATAATGACAGGATGCGCCGCTCCATGTGGGATAAAGCTTTCTTCATGGATAAGATTCCCGGAACAGAACTGCTGATCGATTACGGCTGTGCGGACGGTTCCCTGATTCTTTTCCTGCATGAGCTTTTTCCTGATATGCGTTTTATCGGCCTGGATATTGATCCTGCAATGATCGACGCTGCCCGAAGCCGGAAGATTGAGAATACCTGGTTCTTCACGGAAATGACTGAAGCACAAGAGCAGATCCGCGCCATGGGCATTCCTTCTTCCCGTATCGCGATCAATTATTCCTCCGTTTTTCATGAGATATTCCATTACGGTTTTGATCTGAACGCTGTCAGTGCCTTTATTCGTCTGATCTCCCCGCAATATCTGGTAATCAGGGATATGATGTATTGCAGCGGAGACACCGATGCTGCCGTTCCGGAAGAAGTGATCCGGCTTGTACGCGGCAAACTTCCTCCCTGGCAGATCCGCGACTTTGAGCAATGCTTCGGCCCCATATCCATTCGGAAAAACCTGGTCCATCTGATGCTGAAATATAAGTATACGGAAAACTGGGACAGGGAATGCGCGGAGAACTATTTTTCCTATTCGGAAAAAGACCTGATGAAAGTCCTGGATCCGGATGGAAAGTATCATCACATCCTGCTTTTCCATTACCTCCTTCCCTGGATCCGGTATGATATGGAAGATCAGTTCGGTATTGATGCCGGTCATGAGTTTACAACACACTATTCCATGATCCTGGCTGCCGGAAAACCCGGTATGATATCATTGGACAACACTAATACCTGA
- a CDS encoding MATE family efflux transporter: protein MARSMMKDLTEGKPLKLVLSFAFPLLFGMLFQQFYSFVDTAIVGRYLGAEKLAAVGATGSVNFLVIGLCLGFCSGFAIPIAQAFGAKNEHEVRRSAWHAAVLCVVLSLVFGLAATLLCKPLLRLMNTPEEILDSSASYIRIIFAAIPCCVLYNMASGILRSLGDSRTPVVFLVLASLVNIALDLVLIIYCGMDVAGAAVATAISQLVSGLGCLIVIMRKFPILKLTKEDRRFSMKRARSMLGIGLPMGLQFSITAIGSVVVQWSVNGLGVNAVAAVSAAVKLSMFFACVFDALASTMATFAGQNTGARKLDRVRQGLRAASEVGIIYCVLALGVVLLFGDKMLGLFIDSGENAAVMELAFHYLKINASFYIPLLFVNIVRLCIQGMGYTRIAMFAGLSEMVARVAVALLVVPAAGFTGACFANPAAWVMADLFLFPCYFRLLKSLSGRMATGKEEWKESRTRIHRVA from the coding sequence ATGGCCCGTTCCATGATGAAAGATCTTACGGAAGGAAAGCCGCTGAAGCTTGTCCTTTCCTTTGCGTTCCCGCTTCTGTTCGGAATGCTGTTCCAGCAGTTTTACAGCTTTGTGGATACGGCGATCGTCGGCCGGTATCTGGGAGCGGAAAAACTGGCGGCGGTCGGCGCGACCGGCTCGGTGAATTTCCTGGTGATCGGCCTGTGCCTGGGCTTCTGCTCCGGTTTTGCAATCCCGATTGCCCAGGCGTTCGGCGCGAAGAATGAGCATGAGGTGCGCCGGAGCGCATGGCATGCGGCAGTGCTCTGCGTTGTGCTGAGCCTGGTGTTTGGCCTGGCAGCCACGCTGCTGTGCAAACCGCTGCTGCGGCTCATGAATACGCCGGAGGAGATCCTGGATTCTTCCGCAAGCTATATCCGGATCATCTTTGCGGCGATCCCCTGCTGTGTGCTGTATAACATGGCGAGCGGAATCCTGCGTTCTCTGGGAGACAGCCGGACGCCGGTTGTGTTTCTTGTACTTGCTTCCCTGGTGAATATCGCGCTGGATCTTGTACTGATCATTTACTGCGGCATGGATGTGGCAGGGGCAGCAGTAGCTACGGCCATCAGCCAGCTGGTCTCCGGACTGGGCTGCCTGATCGTGATCATGCGGAAGTTCCCGATCCTGAAGCTGACAAAGGAAGACCGGCGGTTTTCCATGAAACGGGCCCGTTCCATGCTGGGGATAGGCCTGCCCATGGGCCTGCAGTTTTCCATCACAGCCATCGGATCGGTCGTGGTTCAGTGGTCGGTGAACGGCCTGGGAGTGAACGCGGTGGCCGCGGTGAGCGCCGCTGTCAAACTGAGCATGTTCTTTGCCTGTGTGTTTGATGCCCTGGCATCCACTATGGCGACCTTTGCCGGGCAGAACACCGGAGCACGGAAACTGGACCGGGTTCGGCAGGGACTTCGTGCCGCGTCTGAAGTGGGGATTATTTACTGTGTGCTTGCCCTGGGTGTGGTGCTGCTGTTCGGCGATAAAATGCTGGGACTGTTTATTGACAGCGGGGAAAATGCCGCTGTTATGGAACTGGCATTCCACTACCTGAAGATCAATGCCTCATTCTATATTCCGCTGCTGTTTGTGAACATTGTGAGGTTGTGCATCCAGGGAATGGGATACACCCGGATCGCAATGTTCGCCGGCTTGTCCGAGATGGTGGCGCGGGTTGCGGTGGCATTGCTGGTTGTACCTGCTGCCGGTTTTACCGGCGCCTGCTTTGCCAATCCGGCGGCCTGGGTGATGGCGGATCTGTTCCTTTTCCCCTGTTATTTCCGGCTGCTGAAATCCCTGAGCGGGAGAATGGCAACCGGCAAAGAAGAATGGAAAGAATCCAGAACAAGGATACACAGGGTTGCCTGA
- a CDS encoding GNAT family N-acetyltransferase encodes MSYEIMEYARLSIAQKSQAVDLFMEGFGHMMTFSRDEKLKKELMLEIFHPTLFRCYVENGKVLGLLGIATDEIRPIDFRQDTCVRLFGRLKGAMISKQMNAIFQKPVVSFRDELYIDVLVTGSEARRKGVASALLNEVLGQKRYSVCYLHVFSNNEPAISFYRKHGFSVDREEKSSLMRFLGKGSGYPIRMKKDLV; translated from the coding sequence ATGAGTTATGAGATTATGGAATACGCGCGCCTGTCGATTGCGCAGAAAAGCCAGGCTGTGGATCTGTTTATGGAAGGCTTCGGCCATATGATGACCTTTTCCAGAGACGAGAAACTGAAAAAGGAACTGATGCTTGAGATCTTCCATCCAACCCTGTTCAGATGCTATGTGGAAAACGGAAAGGTACTGGGTCTGCTGGGAATCGCCACAGATGAAATACGACCGATTGATTTCCGTCAGGACACCTGTGTGAGGCTGTTCGGAAGGCTGAAGGGAGCCATGATCAGCAAACAGATGAACGCCATTTTCCAGAAACCGGTTGTGAGTTTCCGGGACGAGCTGTATATTGATGTGCTTGTGACGGGAAGTGAAGCGAGACGGAAAGGGGTGGCCTCCGCGCTGCTGAATGAAGTGCTTGGACAGAAACGATATTCAGTCTGCTATCTGCATGTGTTTTCCAATAATGAGCCGGCTATCAGTTTTTACAGGAAGCACGGCTTTTCTGTAGACAGAGAGGAAAAATCATCGCTGATGCGTTTTCTGGGAAAAGGAAGCGGATATCCCATCCGGATGAAGAAAGATCTGGTGTAA
- a CDS encoding MBL fold metallo-hydrolase: MIQVKRIKGGTDNCYLVTDGSKAILVDTASKRNIDLVMAECDRYEMKLIVLTHVHFDHAENAAELSKRYGIPVAVHKKDEELFESFDKQPLQSSGLVGRAVLGASLKVLRKTKVERPDNLIYIREGDDLSEYGIPARVTELPGHTLGSIGVDVDEKHLFVGDALDNWILPGTAHLFHDRNAARASAEKIRKLGERTIYCGHGNPTVQKNRK; encoded by the coding sequence ATGATACAGGTTAAGCGAATCAAAGGCGGAACGGACAACTGCTATCTGGTCACGGACGGCAGCAAGGCCATCCTGGTGGATACTGCCAGTAAAAGAAATATAGACCTTGTCATGGCAGAATGTGACCGGTATGAGATGAAGCTGATTGTACTGACGCATGTTCATTTTGACCATGCTGAGAACGCAGCGGAGCTTTCAAAAAGATACGGGATTCCCGTGGCTGTTCACAAAAAGGACGAGGAGCTTTTCGAAAGCTTTGACAAGCAGCCGCTGCAATCTTCCGGCCTGGTGGGACGGGCAGTGCTTGGCGCCTCCCTGAAGGTTCTGAGGAAGACAAAAGTGGAGCGCCCGGACAACCTGATCTATATCCGGGAAGGTGATGACCTCAGCGAATACGGAATCCCGGCCAGGGTGACGGAACTGCCGGGACATACCCTCGGCTCCATCGGCGTGGATGTGGACGAAAAGCATCTGTTCGTGGGCGACGCGCTGGACAACTGGATCCTGCCTGGAACAGCCCATCTTTTCCATGACAGGAACGCGGCCAGGGCCAGTGCGGAGAAGATCAGGAAACTGGGCGAGCGGACGATCTATTGCGGACACGGGAATCCTACCGTGCAGAAGAACCGGAAATAA
- a CDS encoding GNAT family N-acetyltransferase, whose protein sequence is MDGNELVLVCPSEDMEEEVLRYKEEHFACGDMQVHGSGGLAYYDRYDEWLNRIRSMRRNTTDNPVQTSTFFSRRVTDGKLIGCIKIHHTLTDELESGGHIAYGIRPSERGKGYGRQQLLLCLEYARQLQMKQVIIACDRDNAASAKTAMSCGGRLVKEFEEDGIPKQHYLIEV, encoded by the coding sequence ATGGACGGAAATGAACTGGTGCTGGTATGTCCCTCAGAGGATATGGAGGAAGAGGTACTCCGGTACAAAGAGGAACACTTTGCCTGCGGTGATATGCAGGTTCATGGAAGCGGCGGTCTGGCATACTATGACAGATACGATGAATGGCTGAACCGGATCCGGTCCATGAGGAGAAACACCACCGATAATCCTGTGCAGACAAGCACATTCTTTTCAAGACGTGTCACAGACGGAAAACTGATCGGATGCATCAAGATTCATCACACCCTGACAGATGAACTGGAAAGCGGCGGCCATATCGCTTATGGAATCAGGCCGTCTGAACGCGGGAAAGGATACGGGAGACAGCAGCTGCTGCTCTGCCTTGAATATGCCAGGCAGCTGCAGATGAAGCAGGTGATCATAGCATGCGACAGGGACAATGCCGCATCCGCGAAGACCGCCATGAGCTGCGGAGGAAGACTGGTAAAGGAATTTGAAGAGGATGGAATCCCCAAACAGCATTATCTGATAGAGGTATAA
- the cysS gene encoding cysteine--tRNA ligase, giving the protein MFLYNSLSHLKEEFIPNEPGKVKLYTCGPTVYHYAHIGNLRTYIMEDILEKYLRYSGLDVLRVMNITDVGHLASDADTGEDKMLKGAQRENKTVMEIAKFYTDAFFDDCAKLNIKTPDVVQPATGCIDEFIRVIEKLLEDGYAYRAGENIYFDTSKLKKYYVFQDFKEEDLAVGVRDDVEADDNKRNKADFVLWFTKSKFENQALKWDSPWGVGYPGWHIECSCISMKYCGEKLDIHCGGIDNAFPHHTNEIAQSEAYLGHKWCNYWFHVHHLNDQSGKMSKSKGEFLTVSLLQQKGYDPLAYRLFCLQSHYRKTLVFSFDNLDNASQTYRKLIDRIAALNPDDPAEYDSEGAAALEAKFRAALDNDLNTSLAVTVLYDVLKADINDKTKLALIGQFDQVLCLDLLAKAAAARNSQAAAEQNAQGEDDPEISRLIEARQQARKEKNWAEADRIRDELAAMGITIIDTKDGVRWTRG; this is encoded by the coding sequence ATGTTTCTGTACAATTCCCTTTCGCATCTGAAGGAAGAGTTCATTCCGAACGAGCCCGGAAAAGTTAAGCTCTATACCTGCGGACCGACCGTTTACCACTATGCGCATATCGGCAACCTCCGTACCTACATCATGGAGGATATTCTCGAAAAATACCTGCGCTATTCCGGTCTGGATGTGCTGCGCGTCATGAACATCACTGACGTCGGCCATCTTGCCAGTGACGCTGACACCGGCGAAGACAAGATGCTGAAGGGTGCGCAGCGCGAGAATAAAACCGTCATGGAAATCGCGAAGTTCTATACAGACGCGTTCTTCGATGACTGCGCGAAACTGAACATCAAGACTCCGGACGTGGTGCAGCCCGCTACCGGATGCATTGATGAATTTATCCGCGTTATTGAGAAGCTTCTTGAGGACGGCTATGCTTACCGTGCCGGAGAAAACATCTATTTTGATACAAGCAAGCTGAAGAAGTATTATGTTTTCCAGGACTTTAAGGAAGAAGACCTGGCCGTCGGCGTCCGGGATGATGTGGAAGCCGATGACAACAAGCGCAACAAGGCGGACTTCGTGCTGTGGTTCACAAAGTCCAAATTTGAAAACCAGGCTTTGAAATGGGATTCCCCCTGGGGTGTGGGCTATCCCGGATGGCATATTGAATGCTCCTGCATCAGCATGAAGTACTGCGGAGAAAAGCTGGACATCCACTGCGGCGGTATCGACAACGCTTTCCCCCATCACACAAATGAGATCGCGCAGAGTGAAGCCTACCTCGGCCATAAGTGGTGCAATTACTGGTTCCATGTTCACCACCTGAATGACCAGTCCGGCAAGATGTCAAAGTCCAAGGGAGAATTCCTTACCGTCTCCCTGCTTCAGCAGAAAGGGTATGACCCGCTGGCCTACCGTCTGTTCTGCCTGCAGAGTCATTACCGCAAGACCCTGGTATTCTCTTTCGACAATCTTGATAACGCTTCCCAGACTTACCGTAAACTAATCGACCGGATCGCGGCGCTGAATCCGGATGATCCTGCGGAATATGACAGCGAAGGTGCGGCCGCACTCGAAGCCAAGTTCAGAGCCGCTCTTGATAACGATCTGAATACCTCGCTGGCGGTTACGGTCCTCTATGATGTTCTGAAAGCGGACATCAATGACAAAACAAAGCTTGCCCTGATCGGTCAGTTTGACCAGGTCCTCTGCCTGGATCTGCTGGCAAAGGCCGCTGCTGCCCGCAATTCACAAGCTGCTGCGGAACAGAACGCACAGGGTGAGGACGATCCCGAGATCAGCCGCCTGATCGAGGCCCGCCAGCAGGCCCGCAAAGAGAAAAACTGGGCGGAAGCTGACCGGATCCGTGACGAACTGGCCGCTATGGGAATCACGATCATTGATACCAAGGACGGTGTTCGCTGGACCCGCGGATAA
- a CDS encoding GNAT family N-acetyltransferase yields MEYRIDDRQLNAAVFIAFVNKVWPGKYDADRTAEALSKTLNITAYDGETLVECLRILTDGYFFGTITEMLVLPEYQRQGIGSRLLQLARENTPTMLYFGAQPTAEQFYEKNGCPKGFQSYTIEKKRQ; encoded by the coding sequence ATGGAATACAGGATTGATGACAGGCAGCTGAATGCGGCAGTATTTATCGCATTTGTCAATAAAGTTTGGCCGGGAAAATATGACGCGGACAGGACGGCGGAGGCATTATCAAAAACACTGAACATCACTGCCTATGACGGTGAAACGCTGGTTGAGTGCCTGCGTATCCTGACAGACGGCTATTTCTTCGGCACGATAACCGAAATGCTTGTGCTGCCGGAATATCAAAGGCAGGGAATCGGCAGCAGGCTTCTTCAGCTGGCCAGGGAGAATACCCCGACGATGCTGTATTTCGGGGCACAGCCGACCGCTGAGCAGTTCTATGAGAAGAACGGATGCCCAAAAGGCTTCCAGTCATATACGATCGAAAAGAAAAGGCAATGA
- a CDS encoding CPBP family intramembrane glutamic endopeptidase: MEKAAKNRKITILYLAVTIALTWLLQFMPMIKGLDIENTSISSFDSASVFFGAGGAIPTLIGIICVFVFYTKDGIKDFLKRCFIPNKECVSAILISLGLICAEVFVTQMISEGLGAEKLGFEGLKLIAGNPLYFFYFLFWGLISGPFSEEFGWRGFLTDRLYRKDKLLQASLFIGFIWGIWHLPLYFYPAQIQHKWITVNPLLGLLFIVSCMSAALVYMIIYVIAKRKVFPIFFLHLFKNIILTGAMIYPFSDTYSTVIVFVEIIMDILFYVIFTKTPVYKKALENTMEFDYLKQANP, translated from the coding sequence GTGGAGAAAGCTGCTAAGAACAGAAAAATAACGATTCTCTATTTAGCTGTAACCATCGCATTAACCTGGCTGTTACAGTTTATGCCGATGATTAAGGGACTGGATATTGAAAACACATCAATATCCTCATTTGATTCAGCTTCCGTGTTCTTTGGAGCGGGAGGCGCAATACCGACACTGATCGGCATTATATGTGTGTTCGTTTTTTATACGAAGGATGGGATAAAGGATTTCCTGAAAAGATGTTTTATTCCCAATAAGGAATGTGTTTCCGCAATTCTGATTTCGCTTGGATTGATTTGTGCGGAAGTATTTGTGACACAGATGATTTCCGAAGGCCTTGGCGCGGAGAAACTTGGCTTTGAGGGATTGAAACTGATTGCCGGGAACCCGTTGTATTTCTTTTACTTTCTGTTTTGGGGCCTCATTTCCGGACCGTTTTCTGAAGAATTTGGATGGAGAGGGTTCTTGACGGATCGCCTGTATCGAAAAGACAAATTGCTTCAGGCATCCTTGTTTATTGGATTTATCTGGGGAATCTGGCACCTGCCTTTATACTTTTATCCGGCACAGATCCAGCATAAATGGATTACGGTCAATCCGTTGTTGGGATTACTGTTTATTGTTAGCTGCATGTCAGCAGCGCTTGTTTATATGATTATATATGTGATTGCCAAAAGAAAGGTTTTTCCCATTTTCTTTCTGCACCTGTTTAAAAACATCATTCTGACCGGCGCGATGATCTATCCGTTTTCAGATACTTACAGCACAGTCATTGTTTTTGTTGAAATAATAATGGATATATTGTTTTATGTGATATTCACGAAAACGCCTGTTTATAAAAAAGCTTTGGAAAACACGATGGAATTCGATTATCTGAAGCAGGCAAACCCGTGA